In Beggiatoa leptomitoformis, the genomic window GCTCATGCTATCGCTCGTCATGGTGCAGAACGAATGGCATATCAAAAACTTAAAAATTTAGGCATGTTGGCTGTTAGCACCTCATTAGGTGATATGGATGTAGGTAAACGACAAATGATTATGGGGGCGTTGGGTGTCGGTGCACAATATGGGGTCATGTTACCTTTTTCGCGTGAACATGAATCAGAAGCGGATTACATGGGCTTAATTTATGCGGCAAAAGCTTGTTTTGACCCACGAGAAGCCCCGAAGCTATGGGAACGCATGGCACAGGCAAGCGGTGGTAAAAGTCCTACAGAATTCATGTCCACCCACCCTAGCCATGATACTCGTATTCAACAGTTCACCCAGTGGATGCCAGAAGCCTTGAAAATACGGGAACAATATTGCGGAAATAAAAGTAAACAGTAATTTATTGAAATAAGTGCTTAAATCATTATCGTTGCCATATTGCCATAATATTGTTTACATATTGTTCTGTTTCACGAAAGGGTGGACATGCCCCTAAACGGCGCACCCGATTTGCCCCCGCGTTATAGGCACAAAGGGCTTTTTTAATACTTTGAAATTCCTGATAGTTTCGCGCAAGATGCCATGCACCACAATCAAGATTTTGATAAGGATAATAACGCTCTATGTCCGTTAAGCCGCAATCTTGTGCGGCAGACGGCATAAGTTGTGTTAAGCCTACCGCCCCCTTAGATGAGACAGCTAGCGGATTCCAATTAGATTCTTGAGTGATAACTGCCCGAAACAATTTCGGGTCAATACCATGTTTTTTAGCGATTTGGTCGGCGAGTACTGTTGTTGGAATATCAATCGTTGCAACGAAATATAGCAACAATATCAAGAAGGTCGTAGCGAGTGTTTTAAAGTGTGCCATACGACAACCTGACTTTATTCCTCACGAACAACCTTTATTTTTGCTGTACCTTTTATATTGTCTATGTCAAATTTATCCTGTTTCACGGGAATTAGAAGGGTTTGTCCATCAATAAAACGCAGTTGTACGGTGTAAACGGGAACCAATTTATTCTGTCCATTTGTCACGGCTTCTAAAACTAATTGCGTTTCTTCTTGCTTTTCTGTGAGTAAATGAACTTTAGGTGTATTAGCAGAATATTCATCATTATCAGATAGTAAAATAACTTTATCTTCTACCCCCTTTTTGGAGTTGAGGGTTAATGTACTAATGGCATCTTTGGCATTTTCGTCAAAACCAATACTGGCAGCACTGGATAAATAAGCGATGAGACGCGCACTACTGCTATTTTCTACGTCTAAAATATCTACTTTGGCTAATTCACCCGTGAAAATAGTGATTAACTTACCTGTTTGTAAATCAAATAATTTATAGGTTGTTTCTTGTGCGCAACAGCCATATTTGACCGTTTTATAATAATCGTCCCATAACATGCCTTCTTCTGCTTCGTCTTCGAAACTCCATAACAGGTGTTCGTATTGGTCTTTAACTGATGTAAAAGCACTGACTTTAACGCTAGAAGATGCAATGGCTTCCATGTCTTCACGTTCAACCCGTTCAAATGTTTGTTCGAGCAGGATTTCTGTTACGCCGACATTGACATCTTCATTAAAAAAACGCGAAAAATCAAACCGTTGATTGTGTAACTTTCGCACACGCACGGTTTCTTCGAAGCTTTCTGACACACTAGAAGTTGCCTGTTTTTTAAACCCTGTTGCGGGTTCTGCATAGACAACTATATTGATATTAATAAAAAAAAGGCTACAGAAAATTATATGTTTCATCATAGTTAATATCGTGATAATTAAAGATACTTAAAATAGTACAAGTTTATATCATAGAAAAAATGATATTGTAATAAGCCAGCAGATGCTTATCTTGCTGTTTATGCACACACAAGTCTGACATGCTATGAACACATTTATTTAAAATTACAATAAGATTTCATCATGTTATCAAGTTTATGTATATTAATAATTGTGTCGTGCTAACCTTATGGCTGTTTCTAAATAGGGTGATATTTCAACCGCTTTGAGCTGTTGTCATCCCTGTATTCAGATAGATGTAATAACCTTCATTTCTAAAAGTTGTTGTCTATAATATACTGGGAACAGATTCTAACGCTCACAATTCATTGACGATTATGACAATACAAAACCGCCGTCTTATCACTGATGCTTATGATCCTAAACAGCGAATTGTTGGAGGAATTGTATTATTTCTGCTCATGCTGATTATTTATTTCTTCTTAAAAGTAGTCTTAAGTGTTGGGGTAAGTGATATAGAAGGTACTTATCGTTTGCATGCAGCCTTACCTGATGAAGTTGTAACCGCCAATAATACGGGGCAACCCACCAGTGCAACGGTAACGACCAATTCACGGACATTGCCTACGCATTTTGTTTTTCTGGGCTTAGATGGTAATCCCATCACAAAAGAAGACAGCCAACAAGCCGCCCAAGCGACAGAAACCATTTCCGCTGAACTCCCAAAAACAGGCTTTTATTATGTTCAAGCCGCAAGCTTTAGAGAAGAAGCCCGCGCGCTTGCTTTGGTTAATAAACTGCGGGAAAAAAGTTTAGAGGCAGAAGTTGCTAAAGTGGGCGATTGGTACACTGTGCGATTACTTCCGCAGGAAAGTCGGCGGGTTGCAGAACAGCAATTGCGTCAATTGCGCGACCGTCCCTTGAGTATCAGAGGGCAAATTAAACAAGTTGAGTAACATACTACTTCTCAACTGCGCACTTGAGTGTATTAAATACAATAAATTATCCCCTGCTTGTCAACCAGTTATCACCTCTGTTGTCCGCGCAGTGACAATAGACGTGATAA contains:
- a CDS encoding M48 family metallopeptidase, which encodes MFEKTGFFALPLVLFFVYAVYFYFSHQETVPLTGRSQLVDMSRADEMTLGAKAYSDILHKEKVIPSGKLVDNIRTIGKRLAVVADDPGFEWEFNVINSPQANAFALPGGKVAVYTGIIPIAENANGLAIIMGHEIAHAIARHGAERMAYQKLKNLGMLAVSTSLGDMDVGKRQMIMGALGVGAQYGVMLPFSREHESEADYMGLIYAAKACFDPREAPKLWERMAQASGGKSPTEFMSTHPSHDTRIQQFTQWMPEALKIREQYCGNKSKQ
- a CDS encoding lytic transglycosylase domain-containing protein, whose protein sequence is MAHFKTLATTFLILLLYFVATIDIPTTVLADQIAKKHGIDPKLFRAVITQESNWNPLAVSSKGAVGLTQLMPSAAQDCGLTDIERYYPYQNLDCGAWHLARNYQEFQSIKKALCAYNAGANRVRRLGACPPFRETEQYVNNIMAIWQR
- a CDS encoding SPOR domain-containing protein, with product MTIQNRRLITDAYDPKQRIVGGIVLFLLMLIIYFFLKVVLSVGVSDIEGTYRLHAALPDEVVTANNTGQPTSATVTTNSRTLPTHFVFLGLDGNPITKEDSQQAAQATETISAELPKTGFYYVQAASFREEARALALVNKLREKSLEAEVAKVGDWYTVRLLPQESRRVAEQQLRQLRDRPLSIRGQIKQVE